GTCGCCGATGTCGGGGTCGATCGGTACATCGTAAGTTAGCAGGCGTGTGACGACGGGCGCATACATCGCGTCCGCCGCGCCGATCTCGCCGAACAGCCAGGGGCCGCCATACTTCTGCAGACAATCGCGCCAGATAGTCACGATACGCCCGATATCGTCCTGCGCGCGCGACCAGACGCGAAAGTTCGGAAAGTGGCCGCGCAGGTTCATCGGCAGCGCCGAGCGCAACGCGCTGAAGCCCGAATGCATTTCCCCGCAGACGGAGCGGCAGTGCGCGCGCGCCGTACGGTCCGCGGGCAGCAATTGCGCTTGCGGCTGGATCTCGTTGAGGTATTCGCAGATCGCGAGCGTGTCCCAGACCGTGATGCCGTCGTGGCGCAGGCAGGGCACGAGAATGGAAGGCGAGAGCAGCAGCAGCTCGGCGCGCGCGGCGGCGTCGTCGAGCGGCACCGCGACCGTTTCGAATTCGAGTCCGGCGAGTTTGGCAAGCAGCCAGCCGCGCATGGACCACGACGAATAGTTCCGGCTGCTGATCGTCAGGGTCGTATTCGTCTGATTCATGGGGGCTCCAGAGCGATAAGGAAACGGTGGCCAGATGCGGGAAGG
This genomic window from Paraburkholderia acidiphila contains:
- a CDS encoding glutathione S-transferase family protein gives rise to the protein MNQTNTTLTISSRNYSSWSMRGWLLAKLAGLEFETVAVPLDDAAARAELLLLSPSILVPCLRHDGITVWDTLAICEYLNEIQPQAQLLPADRTARAHCRSVCGEMHSGFSALRSALPMNLRGHFPNFRVWSRAQDDIGRIVTIWRDCLQKYGGPWLFGEIGAADAMYAPVVTRLLTYDVPIDPDIGDYCMRILKQPYVAEWIAAAQSETEDIDELDMEF